Part of the Corynebacterium efficiens YS-314 genome is shown below.
CCGAATCCGGCAGTCCCCGCCGTCCCTCCAGCTTATTGAGAGTGCGCAGCTGCCAGGTCGCGCCGTTCTGGCGGGTCCGGGCGCGTTCATCGATGATCCCGAGGTAGTGCTCGGCGATGGAATCATCCACCTCCAGACGGCGCAGTCCCTCCCGGGCCTGGGGTAGGAGGTGCTCCACGATGAGGTCGGTGGCATTGACCTGGCCCAGCCTGGGCCAGGTCATCCGGGCGAACAACCCGGAACGGGCCCCGGACTGGAAGTTCCGCTCCGCATCGGCGAAGGTCAACCGCGACCACACCGGGCGGTTCTCCTCCACCAGGTACTTGACCACCCCGTAGTAGAACGCGGCATCCGCGACGATATCCGCCGGGGTGGGGCCCGCGGGTAGGAGACGGTTCTCCAGACGCAGGTGCGACCGTTCCTCGCCGGGGGCGTAGATCGGACGGTTCCACCGCCAGATCGTTCCGTTATGGAGGTTGAGGTAGTGCAGGGCGGGGGATTTCCCCTTCATCATCGGCGTGCCGGCCAGCGCCCGGTCCTCGGCGATCAGCGGGGAGAAATAGCGGACATTCTCCTCAAACAGATCGAAGACGCTGGTGATCCACCGTTCCCCGAACCAGACCCGGGGACGCACCCCCTGGTTGACCAGCTCGGAGGTGCGGGTGTCGATGGCCTGCTTGAACACCGGGATGCGGCTTTCATGCCACACCCGACGCCCCAGGAACAGCGGGGAGTTCGCACTCAACGCCACCTGGGCACCGGCGATCGCCTGCGAGGCGTTCCACGCCGCGGCGAATCTGGTGGGTGCGAGCTGGAGATGCAGCTGCATGGAGGTGCACGTGGATTCCGGGGCGATGTCGTGGAAGGACTGGTTGACATGCTCCCGGTCGGCGAGGTTGATGTGGACCAGTTCACCGCGCGATTCCATCACCGCATTGCTCAGTGCCCGGTACCGGTTCTCCTGCGTCATCCATGCCGGATCGGCGAGGAACTCCGGGGTGATGGTGGGCAACGTGCCGATCATGGCCACATTGACGCCCTCCGTGGTGGCGGCCTCATGCACCCGGTTCAGGCGGTTGGTGATGCCATCCTGCAGACGCTGCAGCCCATCGTGTTTCGCCGACAGCGGCGGGTGGTTGAGTTCGACATTGTAGTTGCCGATCTCCGACTGGAATTCCCCGTCGAGATGCCGCAGCACCTCCGCACCGCGCAGGGCGGGCTGCATGTCTGCATCGACCAGGTTGAGTTCCAACTCAAGCCCGATGGACCCGTGATCATCGAACTCGGACCGTTGCAGGTGCCGGTCGAAGATCTCCAGGTCTTCCATCAGCAGCTGACGGTAGCGTGTGCGCTGCTGAGGAGTGTATCTGTCGGAGGAAACTGATTCGCCCATAACCCCGAATAAACCACAAAACCGGTTGTCGTGGCCGGGGCTGGCATCCCACCGCAGCTCATGCCGGGTGGGGGAGGTGAACAAAAGGGCGGGAACCCCTGGGTTCCCGCCCTCAAAACCACCTGGAAAATGCTAACCGATCTTCATGGAACCGGGGTTCCACACCCCGGAGCGCTGGATGGTCTCCAGGTTCACATCAGCCACCACCGGTGCCTCACCGCGGGAGTTGGTGCGCAGCTCGTAGAGTTCGATGGAACCCCAGTCGCGGCCCCAGTCATTGCGCAGGTAGGACGGGATCTCATAGGCGGTGTTCACCGCCTCGGCGGTACCCATCGCGCCACCACCGGCCCAGTCCTGGAACGGCGACAGGGTCGACTTGCCACCGTGGTCCGGGGAGATGCGGTACTCGGGGATCTCGGTGATGCCGGCGTAGTGGTCGAAGGTGCGCTGGCAGGGGAACTGCAGACCGACAGCCCAGTCGAGCAGCCCCGGTGTCTCCGAGCCGATGATGTTGTTGAGGGAATCCAGTTCCGGGACGCGTGGCGGAGTGATGGCCACCCACTGGTCGGGGTCCAGGTTGTCATCGGTGGCGACGATGCGGACGACATCCGCCTCCTCCGGCAGGGCGTCGATGGGCAGACGCAGGTTACGCCAGGACGGCTCCGGACCGATGTCGTACATCATCTCCTCACCGAGGACGGTGACCTCACCGTCTTCATCCAGGGTGCCGTACTCCAGCAGGACGGACTGGCCGGACTGGAACACACCGTTGATGTCGAAGTGGGCGATGCGGCCCGCCGCGGACACGACGATGATCGGTGCCTGCTCGGTGGCCTCGGGCAGTTCATACCAGTCGGTGGTGATCTCAGCGGGGATCTGGGTGCCATCCGTCCAGGAACCGACAACCGGGATCTGGGTGTAGTCCAGGTTGAACGGCAGGCGGGCGGTGGAGCCGTTGATACCGACGTCGGCACGCAGGCCACCGGTGTTGCCGGTCGCCTGACCCGAGGCATCATCGGATCCCGCGGCGTCATCCTCCACGGAATCGGCGATCGCACCCACCGAGGCGGTCGAGGCCTGGTCCTGGCTGATGAAGGGCGGAATGCCGGCGGAGCTGAACCCACGGACCTCATCGGCCTCCAGCGATTCCCCGAGGGGGGAGTTGACCGGGGTGAGGAAGGACTCATTGGAGTTGGTCTCCAGCATGGCGTCGGCTGCCAGACCACAGGTCTGCCCACCGAGTGCGCGGAGGTTACCCAGGCCGACGCTGTACTCCGGGTACTGGTCGGCGAAAGCCTTACCCATGGATCCCATGGACACCAGCACCACGATGGCGGACAGCAGCGCGATGGGTGAGGCCATCAGACCCCGGAAGCGGGACGCACGGGCCACCTTGGCGGCCTCCTCGGAGCGGTATTCACCCATGGCGTCACGGTTCTCGGCCTGGGCGACACGCACATCCTTGACAAACGACTGGACCACACCGGCGATCAGCACCACCACAGCGATGGCGAGCATGACGGTGGAGGCCTCGATGCCGTTGATCTGGATGGTCTTGTCCCACCACGGCACGGAATAGCTGGAGGTGTACCACCAGCCGTTGGTGCCGGCGAGACTGAAGGCGAACAACAGCAGGAACACACCCACCGAGATCGTGCGCATCCGTGGGGATTTCACAGCGACATAGGACAGGCCCACCGCGGCGAGACCCGCGACCGCGGCCCCCAGGCCGGCGTACACACCGAAGTGGTGGGTCCACTTGGTGGGGGTGAACATCAGGAAGAACATGGTGCCGAAGACCACGAGCGTCAGGCGCAGCGACGGTCCACTGGCCGAACCCGGGACACGGCCGTAGCGCAGGATGCAGCCGACAACAATCGCCAGGCAGGCGATGAGCATGATCACGGGGAAACGTCGGGTGAAGGAACCGTCCACGGTCTGCTCAA
Proteins encoded:
- a CDS encoding glutamate-cysteine ligase family protein; translation: MGESVSSDRYTPQQRTRYRQLLMEDLEIFDRHLQRSEFDDHGSIGLELELNLVDADMQPALRGAEVLRHLDGEFQSEIGNYNVELNHPPLSAKHDGLQRLQDGITNRLNRVHEAATTEGVNVAMIGTLPTITPEFLADPAWMTQENRYRALSNAVMESRGELVHINLADREHVNQSFHDIAPESTCTSMQLHLQLAPTRFAAAWNASQAIAGAQVALSANSPLFLGRRVWHESRIPVFKQAIDTRTSELVNQGVRPRVWFGERWITSVFDLFEENVRYFSPLIAEDRALAGTPMMKGKSPALHYLNLHNGTIWRWNRPIYAPGEERSHLRLENRLLPAGPTPADIVADAAFYYGVVKYLVEENRPVWSRLTFADAERNFQSGARSGLFARMTWPRLGQVNATDLIVEHLLPQAREGLRRLEVDDSIAEHYLGIIDERARTRQNGATWQLRTLNKLEGRRGLPDSETRRAALAGMLELYLRNQATGEPVHTWEIGS
- a CDS encoding arabinosyltransferase domain-containing protein; translated protein: MSDTSRGGGESGSYRAHTVDSLPVSEVVVSKKEQGAPGSSPVGGTEKVAPGWLKKLAITTGLLGLLMFLLTPFMPVNQVQSSVSWPQNDELSSINAPLISYAPQSLEATIPLTALENLYPGQTLVFGTLPLDSTDATNRGLFVRTIDGGLDVVVTGEVLLELPESEVEDLPAGATLEITSTETNTTAEITGTDHLGETDEDARPQVTGIYTELVDDPATYSTMVADGLAVDVEVNSRFTSSPSVIKYIVMWTGLLLTLASLWALHRMDILDGRRVHRFLPANWYRVKPLDGVVAFVLVFWHFLGANTSDDGFIMNMARVSHNADYMANYYRWFGVPESPFGAPFYDLLALMSYVSTASIWLRLPALISAFIIWFVLSREVLPRLGARIDGRRVAHWSTAMVFLAFWLPYNNGTRPEPIIAAAALLAWVSFERAIASSRLLPAAVGTILATLALSAGPTGLMAVAALLVSLSSLIRILYRRLPLMGAPHGSSRGTVFTAVLAMLAPFLAAGTAILIAVFGDQTWATVMESISVRSEKGPALSWYNEYVRYQTLFEQTVDGSFTRRFPVIMLIACLAIVVGCILRYGRVPGSASGPSLRLTLVVFGTMFFLMFTPTKWTHHFGVYAGLGAAVAGLAAVGLSYVAVKSPRMRTISVGVFLLLFAFSLAGTNGWWYTSSYSVPWWDKTIQINGIEASTVMLAIAVVVLIAGVVQSFVKDVRVAQAENRDAMGEYRSEEAAKVARASRFRGLMASPIALLSAIVVLVSMGSMGKAFADQYPEYSVGLGNLRALGGQTCGLAADAMLETNSNESFLTPVNSPLGESLEADEVRGFSSAGIPPFISQDQASTASVGAIADSVEDDAAGSDDASGQATGNTGGLRADVGINGSTARLPFNLDYTQIPVVGSWTDGTQIPAEITTDWYELPEATEQAPIIVVSAAGRIAHFDINGVFQSGQSVLLEYGTLDEDGEVTVLGEEMMYDIGPEPSWRNLRLPIDALPEEADVVRIVATDDNLDPDQWVAITPPRVPELDSLNNIIGSETPGLLDWAVGLQFPCQRTFDHYAGITEIPEYRISPDHGGKSTLSPFQDWAGGGAMGTAEAVNTAYEIPSYLRNDWGRDWGSIELYELRTNSRGEAPVVADVNLETIQRSGVWNPGSMKIG